The following are encoded together in the Clostridia bacterium genome:
- a CDS encoding NADH-quinone oxidoreductase subunit N encodes MYNFTSILPELALAAGALALLLLGIVPGGRRSRAAEVLALAALVVALALLPAAARAGQGPVLGGMVVLDGFGTFFRAVLIGAALVVVLTGARYVAARGLAAAEFYALLLMAVAGADFMAVAGDIISFYVGLETLSLASYGLAGFLVGERFSMEAALKYFLNGATASALLLFGLSLVFGLTGTTSLAGIASALAAGPWSGAAGVVPAVALLFVLAGLAFKVAAVPFHLWAPDVYEGAPTPVSAFLSLVSKGGALAAIVRVVAVGLAPLHADWQLALAVLSALTMTVGNVSAIWQKNVKRLLAYSSVAHAGYVLAGIAVGTAFGLQAVLFYILAYLFMNLGGFGVVMALSSQGEGETLDDLTGLARRSPWLAALLTLFALSLLGLPWTAGFMGKLLLFQATISSHMTWLALFIAINTGISAYYYFLLIRQMYLRGEDRQERVRPDALLVAGLAVAAAGVLVLGIFPQSVLEWSQLAAFMPLP; translated from the coding sequence ATGTACAACTTCACGAGCATCCTGCCTGAGCTTGCCCTGGCCGCCGGCGCGCTGGCGCTTCTCCTGCTTGGGATCGTGCCGGGCGGGCGCCGGTCGCGCGCGGCGGAGGTGCTGGCGCTCGCCGCGCTCGTCGTGGCGCTGGCGCTGCTGCCGGCCGCGGCGCGCGCCGGCCAGGGCCCGGTGCTGGGCGGCATGGTCGTGCTGGACGGTTTCGGCACGTTCTTCCGGGCCGTGTTGATCGGGGCCGCGCTCGTGGTGGTGCTGACGGGCGCGCGCTACGTGGCCGCGCGCGGGCTGGCCGCGGCGGAGTTCTACGCGCTTCTCCTGATGGCCGTGGCCGGCGCCGACTTCATGGCCGTCGCCGGCGACATCATCTCGTTCTACGTCGGCCTTGAGACCCTGTCGCTCGCGTCCTACGGCCTGGCCGGCTTCCTCGTCGGCGAGCGCTTCTCCATGGAGGCGGCGCTCAAATACTTCCTGAACGGGGCGACGGCCTCGGCGCTCCTGCTGTTCGGGCTGTCGCTGGTCTTCGGTCTCACCGGCACGACGTCGTTGGCCGGCATCGCCTCCGCACTGGCGGCTGGACCGTGGTCGGGCGCCGCCGGCGTCGTGCCCGCGGTGGCCCTGCTGTTTGTCCTGGCTGGGCTCGCGTTCAAGGTGGCGGCAGTGCCGTTCCACCTGTGGGCTCCGGACGTGTACGAGGGAGCGCCGACGCCGGTGTCCGCGTTCCTCTCGCTCGTGTCGAAGGGCGGCGCGCTCGCCGCCATCGTTCGCGTCGTGGCCGTGGGCCTCGCGCCGCTGCACGCTGATTGGCAGCTGGCGCTGGCGGTGCTGTCCGCGCTGACGATGACGGTCGGCAACGTCTCGGCCATCTGGCAGAAGAACGTGAAGCGCCTGCTCGCGTACTCTTCGGTCGCGCACGCCGGCTACGTGCTGGCGGGCATCGCGGTCGGCACGGCGTTCGGGCTGCAGGCGGTGCTCTTCTACATCCTCGCCTACCTGTTCATGAACCTCGGCGGCTTCGGCGTGGTGATGGCCCTGTCGAGCCAGGGCGAAGGCGAGACGCTCGACGACCTCACGGGGCTCGCGCGGCGCTCTCCCTGGTTGGCCGCGCTGCTGACGCTGTTCGCGCTTTCGCTGCTCGGCCTGCCGTGGACGGCCGGCTTCATGGGCAAGCTGCTGCTCTTCCAGGCGACGATCTCGAGCCACATGACGTGGCTGGCGCTCTTCATCGCCATCAACACCGGCATTTCGGCCTACTACTACTTCCTGCTGATCCGCCAGATGTACCTGCGCGGCGAGGACAGGCAGGAACGGGTGCGTCCCGACGCGCTGCTCGTCGCCGGCCTGGCCGTGGCGGCGGCGGGCGTGCTGGTCCTCGGCATCTTCCCGCAATCCGTCCTCGAATGGTCCCAGCTGGCCGCCTTCATGCCTCTGCCCTGA
- a CDS encoding NADH-quinone oxidoreductase subunit M: MNAPILSIAVFAPVVGALALLLVRAENTRALRTLATVFMAVPALAIAWGAAQFRFGDPNLQLVERATWIPSIGVSYFLGADGISLAMLALSAVVGLIAVIASFGIETRVKEYFILLLLLQTGVLGVFAAEDLILFYLFWELVLIPMYFIIGIWGHGRKEYSAIKFILYTMVASLLMLVGILALYFLTGAKTFAIPELVGLGHTLAANLQWWLFLAFFIGFAVKVPVWPFHTWLPDAHVDAPTPGSVMLAAVLLKLGAYGLLRITLPAFPQAAHAFAWTLALLGVINIIYGAFAALAQKDLKKLVAYSSVNHMGFVLIGLAAATPTAVDGAVFQMVSHGLISAMLFLMVGVFYDRLHTRDMERFSGMYTVMPLAATFMAFAAFANLGLPFLSGFIAEFYTLLGSWTVFPQLVVAAALGLLLTAGFNLWMMQRILMGPVRQEQRGIPEINARELVTLVPLAAFVLLLGVAPNLLTTWLNAPVQALVQRLGGM; the protein is encoded by the coding sequence GTGAACGCACCGATTCTCAGCATCGCCGTCTTCGCCCCGGTCGTCGGCGCGCTGGCGCTTCTCCTGGTCCGGGCGGAGAACACCCGCGCGTTGCGCACGCTGGCCACCGTATTCATGGCCGTTCCGGCGCTGGCCATCGCATGGGGCGCGGCGCAGTTCCGCTTCGGCGACCCCAACCTGCAACTCGTGGAGCGCGCGACCTGGATCCCCAGCATCGGTGTCTCGTATTTCCTTGGCGCCGACGGCATCAGCCTCGCGATGCTCGCCCTGTCGGCCGTCGTCGGCCTCATCGCCGTGATCGCCAGCTTCGGCATCGAGACGCGGGTCAAGGAGTACTTCATCCTGTTGCTTCTTTTGCAGACCGGCGTGCTCGGCGTGTTCGCGGCCGAGGACCTGATCCTGTTCTACCTCTTCTGGGAGCTCGTCCTCATCCCGATGTACTTCATCATCGGGATCTGGGGGCACGGCCGGAAGGAGTACTCCGCGATCAAGTTCATCCTGTACACGATGGTCGCGAGCCTCCTGATGCTCGTCGGCATCCTCGCGCTGTACTTCCTTACCGGCGCGAAGACGTTCGCCATCCCCGAGCTCGTCGGCCTCGGCCACACGCTTGCGGCGAACCTGCAGTGGTGGCTCTTCCTCGCCTTCTTCATCGGCTTCGCCGTGAAGGTGCCGGTGTGGCCGTTCCACACGTGGCTGCCTGACGCGCACGTGGACGCGCCCACGCCCGGCAGCGTGATGCTCGCGGCCGTGCTGTTGAAGCTGGGCGCGTACGGTCTCCTGCGGATCACGCTGCCGGCCTTCCCGCAGGCGGCGCACGCCTTCGCGTGGACGCTGGCGCTGCTCGGCGTGATCAACATCATCTACGGCGCCTTCGCCGCGCTGGCGCAGAAAGACCTGAAGAAGCTCGTGGCGTACTCCAGCGTGAACCACATGGGCTTCGTGCTGATCGGGCTCGCCGCCGCGACGCCCACGGCCGTGGACGGCGCCGTGTTCCAGATGGTGTCCCACGGGCTGATCTCTGCCATGCTCTTCCTCATGGTCGGCGTCTTCTACGATCGCCTGCACACCCGGGACATGGAACGCTTCAGCGGCATGTACACGGTGATGCCGCTCGCGGCGACGTTCATGGCCTTCGCGGCGTTCGCGAACCTGGGCCTGCCGTTCCTCTCCGGCTTCATCGCCGAGTTCTACACGCTGCTCGGCTCGTGGACCGTGTTCCCGCAGCTGGTCGTCGCGGCGGCGCTGGGCCTCCTGTTGACGGCCGGCTTCAACCTCTGGATGATGCAGCGCATCCTCATGGGCCCGGTGCGCCAGGAGCAGCGCGGCATTCCGGAGATCAACGCGCGGGAGCTGGTCACGCTCGTGCCGCTGGCGGCGTTCGTCCTGCTGCTGGGCGTGGCGCCGAACCTCCTGACGACGTGGCTCAACGCGCCGGTGCAGGCTCTGGTGCAGCGATTGGGGGGAATGTAG